In Terriglobales bacterium, the following are encoded in one genomic region:
- a CDS encoding sulfatase-like hydrolase/transferase, with protein MTTVPKERVREVQTAKGATHSRWRDLAAAASLANLCFFGFWHTILFSTPLLAPAWTWRDLLAITVNVYAFAALFWMLISQGKRSRRLPGWHRGLYLLAPLILLRLLELRYYRPLRRLWTAVEDDSLLILLTAATVLLAAYAVVRWRRSLLVAAEVLTLCLFAFVPASFLQAAWVVHGDRAVARAELMASPPLLPVRPGQRRVVWIVFDEMDWRYVFPRRPASLRLPEIDRLRAQSIYAESAFQSGLETSESMMSYLYGRQVYSVEPTGKANFRLLFLDEPKQIDGPGPPNLFSKVRQAGFNTAMVGWFLPYCRLFKQSLNRCYLESMETRVRGSQPDLATSFRSQLRTLSPLEARQRHMERYLAMLQEAKQAAADPKLGLVVLHLPVPHEPAIYRRDDAELTIFNFRPDWYFDNLALADRTLGDLRMEMERAGLWDASTVLVTSDHSLRWYAMLDQTMDPRVPFLVKLAGQQQEVVYHAPLRSLVAHDLT; from the coding sequence TTGACCACTGTACCGAAGGAACGCGTGCGGGAGGTTCAGACCGCGAAAGGCGCCACGCACAGCCGCTGGCGGGATCTGGCGGCGGCGGCTTCCCTCGCGAACCTTTGCTTCTTCGGTTTCTGGCACACCATCCTCTTTTCTACTCCGCTGCTGGCGCCGGCATGGACCTGGCGGGACCTGCTCGCCATTACCGTCAATGTTTACGCCTTCGCGGCCTTGTTTTGGATGCTCATCAGCCAGGGGAAACGTTCCCGGCGCCTTCCCGGCTGGCACCGCGGGTTGTACCTGCTGGCTCCCCTGATCCTGCTGCGGCTGCTCGAGCTCCGTTACTACCGCCCTCTGCGCCGCCTGTGGACCGCGGTGGAAGACGATTCTCTGCTGATTCTGTTGACTGCGGCCACCGTCCTTCTGGCTGCCTATGCGGTCGTCCGCTGGCGCCGCTCGCTCCTGGTGGCGGCGGAGGTCCTGACCCTGTGCCTGTTCGCTTTCGTGCCGGCCAGTTTTCTCCAGGCGGCTTGGGTGGTCCATGGCGACCGAGCTGTCGCGAGAGCCGAACTGATGGCGAGCCCGCCGCTGCTTCCGGTCCGCCCGGGACAGCGGCGCGTGGTCTGGATCGTTTTTGACGAGATGGACTGGCGCTACGTTTTTCCCCGGAGGCCGGCCTCGCTCCGACTGCCGGAAATCGACCGCCTGCGCGCCCAGTCCATTTACGCGGAGAGCGCGTTCCAGTCCGGCCTGGAGACCTCGGAGTCCATGATGAGCTACCTCTATGGACGCCAAGTCTACAGCGTCGAGCCTACCGGAAAGGCCAACTTCCGGCTCCTCTTCCTGGACGAGCCCAAGCAGATAGACGGGCCCGGCCCGCCCAATCTGTTCTCCAAAGTCCGCCAGGCCGGGTTCAACACTGCCATGGTGGGCTGGTTCCTCCCGTACTGCCGCCTCTTCAAGCAGTCGCTGAACCGGTGCTACTTGGAATCCATGGAGACGCGGGTGCGCGGCTCCCAGCCCGACCTGGCGACCAGCTTCCGCAGCCAGCTCCGCACCCTCTCGCCGCTGGAGGCCCGGCAGCGGCATATGGAACGCTACCTGGCCATGCTGCAGGAAGCCAAGCAGGCGGCGGCGGATCCGAAGCTGGGTTTGGTGGTGCTCCATCTTCCTGTGCCTCATGAGCCGGCGATCTATCGCCGGGATGACGCCGAGCTGACAATCTTCAACTTCCGCCCCGACTGGTATTTCGACAACTTGGCGCTGGCCGATCGCACTCTGGGTGATCTGCGCATGGAGATGGAACGGGCCGGCCTGTGGGACGCATCCACCGTACTCGTCACCTCCGACCACTCTCTGCGCTGGTACGCCATGCTGGACCAGACCATGGATCCGCGCGTCCCTTTTCTGGTGAAGCTGGCGGGACAGCAGCAGGAAGTCGTTTACCACGCGCCTCTACGGAGCCTGGTGGCCCACGACCTCAC